Genomic DNA from Paenibacillus donghaensis:
GTAAAAAAGCAGCCCGGACAAATGTCCGAGCTGCCTTTGTTTAAAAATAAGAAATTATATGTTGACGCTATAACTTATCCTTCTATTTCTCGCAGAAACGGATACCTGAAAGCGATACGTAGTATCGCTGCTTCGGAAGCATACGCTTTTCAGAGGATGGTGCAGCCGTTTCTTCTTGATGCATGTTGATACGGGTGGATCTGACCGTATAGAGTATCCTCTTCGGCAATTACCGGCGGTCCTGCGGCCCACCGACAAAAACCTGCTCTGCCGTGTCCAGATTGTAGGCGGTATGCAGCACCTGGATCAGGTTCTGCAGATTGCCCGAATCGACCACACAGGAAACCTTGATCTCGGAGGTGCTGACCATCTTGATGCTGACACCCTGGCCGGAGATCACCTCGAACATCTGTGCAGCTACCCCTGGATGGCTGATCATGCCTGCGCCTACGATTGAAATCTTGACTAGATTATCCTCGGAGGTCACCTCGCGGTAAGGCAGCTCCGCATGCAGCTGCTCAATTACATCCTTGGCCCGCTGCAGCTCATCCAGCGCTACCGTAAAGGAGAAATCAGCCTGCTGGTCCTGTACTCCACTCTGGACGATGATGTCCACGTCAATGCTCTCTGCGGCCAGTCTGCCGAAGACCTGGGCAAGAACGCCGGGAACATCCGGCACACCCAGAATACTGATCCGCGCCACATTCTTGTCATACGCGATTCCGCTTACTACAACTCCCTGCTCCATGCTTGCTTCCTCCTTCACAACAGTACCTTCATTATGGTTGAAGCTGGATCTGACGACCAGCTTGACTTGATGGCGCTTCGCATATTCAACCGCGCGCGGATGCAGCACCGCTGCGCCCAGATGGGCCAGCTCCAGCATCTCATCATATGAAATGCTGCTTAGCTTGCGGGCGGTCTTGACGATGCGCGGATCAGTGGAATAGATGCCGTCCACATCCGTATAGATCTCACAGGCGTCCGCTTTGATGGCAGCTGCCAGCGCTACGGCCGTGGTATCGGAGCCTCCGCGTCCCAGCGTCGTGATCTCGCCATCCAGGGTCATCCCCTGGAATCCCGCGACAATGACGATCTGCTCGCGTTCCAGTGCTTCCAGTACTCGGCGGGGCACGATTTCATTGATACGCGCTCTGCCGTGCGTATCATCGGTGCGGAAGCCCGCCTGCCAGCCGGTATAGGATACCGCATTGCGGCCTATCCCCTGCAGGGCAATCGATAACAGCGACACAGAGATCTGCTCTCCGGTGCTGAGCAGCATATCCATCTCGCGCGCAGGCAGCTGTTCATTGAGCTGCTTGGCCTGGTCAATCAGTTCATCGGTGGTGTCTCCCATTGCGGATACAACAACCACGCAGCGGTGGCCTTCATCCTGCTTCGCGGCAATACGTCCGGCGACACGCTTCATACGCTCAATATCGCCTACGGAGCTGCCTCCGAATTTCATGACATAAAGTGACAAAGTTCTATTCACTCCCATTTCAATCTGTATAGTATTTATGCGGCTAAAGTTTCACGCTTTAAATCAGTATAATACGAAAAAACACTCATGTGCATAAATTCTTATTTTTTTACAAGAAAAAACGGCTTCGCCGTCCTTTTTAGGGACGGCACCGTTTCTGC
This window encodes:
- a CDS encoding aspartate kinase; amino-acid sequence: MSLYVMKFGGSSVGDIERMKRVAGRIAAKQDEGHRCVVVVSAMGDTTDELIDQAKQLNEQLPAREMDMLLSTGEQISVSLLSIALQGIGRNAVSYTGWQAGFRTDDTHGRARINEIVPRRVLEALEREQIVIVAGFQGMTLDGEITTLGRGGSDTTAVALAAAIKADACEIYTDVDGIYSTDPRIVKTARKLSSISYDEMLELAHLGAAVLHPRAVEYAKRHQVKLVVRSSFNHNEGTVVKEEASMEQGVVVSGIAYDKNVARISILGVPDVPGVLAQVFGRLAAESIDVDIIVQSGVQDQQADFSFTVALDELQRAKDVIEQLHAELPYREVTSEDNLVKISIVGAGMISHPGVAAQMFEVISGQGVSIKMVSTSEIKVSCVVDSGNLQNLIQVLHTAYNLDTAEQVFVGGPQDRR